One genomic segment of Nocardia spumae includes these proteins:
- a CDS encoding LysR substrate-binding domain-containing protein: MLYRERLVGVVHTDSPLGRHRRPTLSQLCRYPPVPASRRGRARGPLDGALEAAGLRRHIAAVVPTSAVAALLVSSSRYVGLVPQRLAEQYGDTLGIRWFPIPVELPEVEVRLSWHTRLDADPAQRWLRDTISDTLGAGLH, translated from the coding sequence ATGCTCTATCGCGAGCGTCTGGTGGGCGTCGTGCACACCGACAGTCCGCTGGGCCGGCATCGGCGTCCGACACTGTCACAGCTGTGCCGTTATCCGCCTGTCCCGGCTTCTCGCCGCGGCCGTGCCCGCGGACCGCTCGACGGCGCACTCGAGGCCGCGGGGCTGCGCCGCCACATCGCGGCGGTGGTCCCGACTTCCGCCGTCGCGGCGCTGTTGGTGTCGTCGAGCCGGTACGTCGGTCTGGTCCCGCAGCGGCTCGCCGAACAGTACGGCGACACCCTGGGTATCCGCTGGTTCCCCATTCCGGTCGAATTGCCCGAGGTCGAGGTGCGCCTGTCCTGGCACACCCGGCTCGATGCCGATCCCGCGCAACGCTGGCTGCGCGACACGATCAGCGACACCCTCGGCGCCGGTCTGCACTGA
- a CDS encoding sigma-54-dependent Fis family transcriptional regulator produces MTSTQCNGAQPAVPRREIELSWRRSRLFGVAPEFDGFSDLPVAEVDPRSRLLDAASVVLDQMAAALTGTAYSLLLGDRDCRLVYRWFDDPRFESALDMLGIRDGASLAEDAVGTNALGTALETKQGITVNGSEHFIERFKGFTCYGHPIRHPVTRRLAGVLDITSTNSHADPILGPFLQRAVHDIEQRLLDQSKASERALLAAFQTLSRQRRAVAAVGDDIVLTNRSAVDLLDPSDYALLHLLAEQSSSRPGSTDVRLASGTSVRIHLSRVAGASTGMLFHFEPIEDSTFTTSVRGSTRPLERGPAVTGPVLIVGDRGTGRSTEARRLARAREVEFHQCADIADAGTQEWLALLRDRVARPGVTVCVDALPEPMVDQLIGAMEDAPAGALILTSLPLRATTGAHAALAAMCVDRIELAPLRDRAAELPAITKDILRELDPSAELRLLPSVIELLATHPWPGNLHELKAVLAHVLQHRHRGDVTIGDLPARYRVSSRARTLSGRERAERDAIIDALRRHHGNKLRTAHELGISRTTLYARLKALRITDGHASAVR; encoded by the coding sequence ATGACCTCAACGCAGTGCAACGGTGCACAACCCGCGGTGCCGCGCCGGGAGATCGAACTGTCGTGGCGCCGCTCGCGACTGTTCGGTGTGGCGCCGGAGTTCGACGGATTCTCCGATCTTCCGGTGGCGGAGGTGGATCCACGCAGCCGACTGCTCGACGCCGCGTCGGTGGTGCTCGATCAGATGGCGGCCGCGCTCACCGGAACCGCCTACAGTCTGCTGCTCGGCGATCGCGATTGCCGGCTGGTGTACCGATGGTTCGACGATCCCCGGTTCGAGTCCGCGCTCGACATGCTGGGTATCCGGGACGGCGCCAGCCTGGCCGAGGACGCGGTCGGCACCAATGCGCTCGGTACGGCACTGGAAACCAAACAGGGCATCACCGTCAACGGGTCGGAACACTTCATCGAGCGGTTCAAGGGATTCACCTGCTACGGCCACCCCATCCGGCATCCGGTCACCCGGCGACTGGCCGGCGTCCTCGACATCACCAGTACCAATTCCCATGCCGACCCGATACTCGGCCCGTTTCTGCAGCGTGCGGTCCACGATATCGAGCAGCGGCTGCTGGATCAGTCCAAGGCATCCGAACGCGCGCTGCTGGCCGCGTTCCAGACACTTTCGCGGCAACGCCGTGCGGTCGCCGCCGTCGGAGACGACATCGTGCTCACCAACCGCAGCGCTGTCGATCTGCTCGACCCGTCGGATTACGCCCTGCTGCATCTGCTCGCGGAACAATCGTCCTCCCGCCCGGGGAGTACCGACGTCCGCCTGGCCTCGGGGACGTCGGTCCGCATCCACCTGTCGCGGGTGGCCGGAGCGAGCACCGGAATGCTCTTCCATTTCGAACCGATCGAGGATTCCACCTTCACCACGTCGGTGCGCGGCAGTACCCGGCCGCTCGAGCGGGGACCCGCCGTCACCGGCCCGGTGCTGATCGTCGGCGATCGCGGCACCGGTCGCAGCACCGAGGCACGCCGGCTCGCGCGCGCACGCGAGGTGGAGTTCCATCAGTGCGCCGATATCGCGGACGCGGGAACACAGGAATGGCTCGCCCTGCTGCGCGATCGCGTGGCACGCCCGGGCGTCACCGTATGCGTCGACGCCTTGCCCGAGCCGATGGTCGATCAGCTGATCGGGGCGATGGAGGACGCGCCGGCCGGCGCGCTGATCCTCACCTCGCTGCCACTCCGAGCGACCACCGGAGCCCATGCCGCGCTCGCGGCCATGTGTGTGGATCGTATCGAGCTGGCGCCCCTGCGCGACCGCGCCGCGGAACTGCCCGCGATCACGAAAGACATACTGCGCGAACTCGATCCGTCCGCCGAGCTGCGTCTGCTCCCGAGTGTGATCGAACTGCTCGCCACCCACCCCTGGCCCGGTAACCTGCACGAACTCAAAGCCGTGCTGGCCCATGTGCTGCAGCACCGCCATCGCGGTGATGTCACCATCGGCGATCTACCGGCCCGCTATCGGGTGTCCTCGCGGGCACGCACCCTGTCGGGGCGCGAACGCGCCGAACGCGACGCCATCATCGACGCGCTGCGCCGCCACCACGGCAACAAGCTGCGCACCGCACACGAGCTCGGAATCAGCCGCACCACGCTCTACGCCCGGCTCAAGGCCCTGCGTATCACCGACGGGCACGCGTCCGCCGTGCGGTGA
- a CDS encoding GAF domain-containing protein, whose amino-acid sequence MSSGDRAVVDHYRELAAAAAGLLAGERDRIANAANISALIYHGIAGVNWVGFYFFDGHELVVGPFQGRPACVRIGLDRGVCGAAARTRRTQRVADVHAVADHIACDPVSRSELVVPLVRHDTLIGVLDLDSPILDRFGLDDQRGLEEIAGLYLDSLGPRARPSGESTRTPDR is encoded by the coding sequence ATGAGTAGCGGCGATCGAGCGGTGGTGGACCACTACCGTGAGCTGGCCGCGGCGGCCGCGGGACTGCTCGCGGGCGAACGTGACCGGATTGCCAACGCGGCCAATATCTCCGCGCTGATCTATCACGGCATCGCCGGCGTGAACTGGGTGGGGTTCTACTTCTTCGACGGGCACGAACTCGTCGTCGGTCCTTTCCAGGGCCGTCCGGCCTGTGTGCGAATCGGGCTGGACCGCGGCGTGTGCGGAGCCGCCGCGCGCACCCGCCGCACCCAGCGGGTCGCGGACGTACATGCCGTCGCCGACCACATCGCCTGCGATCCGGTGAGCAGATCCGAGCTGGTCGTTCCGCTGGTCCGTCACGACACGCTGATCGGGGTCCTCGATCTCGACAGCCCGATCCTCGATCGCTTCGGTCTCGACGATCAGCGGGGCTTGGAGGAGATCGCCGGGCTGTACCTCGATTCGCTGGGGCCGCGGGCCCGACCGTCCGGTGAATCCACCCGGACTCCGGATCGGTGA
- a CDS encoding NDMA-dependent alcohol dehydrogenase yields MKTTAAVLLEPGKPFELMELELDGPGPGEVLIRYTAAGLCHSDLHLTDGDLPPRYPIVGGHEGSGIIEEVGPGVTKVAPGDHVVCSFIPNCGTCRYCSTGRQNLCDMGATILDGCMPDGTFRFHSGGKDFGAMCMLGTFSERATISQHSVVKVDDWLPLETAVVVGCGVPTGWGSAVYSGNVRAGDITVIYGIGGLGINSVQGAVHAGAKYVVVVDPVDFKRETALKMGATHAFSTSEEAAAKVGELSWGQGADQAIITVGTVTEQVVSAAFDIVGKGGIVVVTGLADPAKATIHVSGAMLTLNEKTIKGTLFGSANPQYDIVRLLRLYDSGQLKLDELITTRYRLEDINQGYQDLRDGKNIRGVVIHARS; encoded by the coding sequence ATGAAAACCACCGCCGCAGTACTGCTGGAACCCGGTAAGCCGTTCGAGCTGATGGAACTCGAACTGGACGGCCCCGGGCCCGGCGAGGTGCTCATCCGCTACACCGCCGCCGGCCTGTGTCACTCCGATCTGCACCTGACCGACGGTGATCTGCCACCGCGCTACCCCATCGTCGGTGGCCACGAGGGGTCGGGCATCATCGAGGAAGTCGGTCCGGGGGTCACCAAGGTCGCCCCCGGCGATCATGTGGTCTGCAGTTTCATTCCCAACTGCGGCACCTGCCGCTACTGCTCGACCGGGCGGCAGAACCTCTGCGATATGGGCGCCACCATCCTGGACGGCTGCATGCCCGACGGAACCTTTCGATTCCATTCCGGCGGTAAGGATTTCGGTGCCATGTGCATGCTCGGCACCTTCTCCGAACGGGCCACGATCTCCCAGCACTCGGTGGTCAAGGTCGACGACTGGCTACCACTCGAGACCGCCGTCGTGGTGGGTTGCGGGGTGCCGACCGGCTGGGGCAGCGCGGTCTATTCCGGCAACGTCAGGGCCGGCGACATCACCGTGATATATGGCATCGGCGGACTGGGCATCAATTCGGTGCAGGGCGCCGTACACGCGGGCGCCAAGTATGTGGTCGTGGTCGATCCGGTGGACTTCAAACGGGAAACCGCGTTGAAAATGGGTGCCACCCATGCCTTTTCGACATCCGAGGAGGCCGCGGCGAAGGTCGGCGAACTGTCCTGGGGGCAGGGTGCCGACCAGGCGATCATCACCGTCGGTACGGTGACCGAACAGGTCGTCTCCGCCGCGTTCGACATCGTCGGCAAGGGCGGGATCGTCGTGGTCACCGGCCTGGCCGATCCGGCCAAGGCCACCATCCACGTCTCCGGGGCCATGCTGACACTGAACGAGAAGACCATCAAGGGCACCCTGTTCGGGTCGGCCAACCCCCAGTACGACATCGTGCGACTGCTCCGGCTCTACGACAGCGGCCAGCTGAAACTCGACGAGCTGATCACCACCCGTTACCGACTCGAAGATATCAACCAGGGCTATCAGGATCTGCGCGACGGCAAGAACATCCGCGGCGTCGTGATCCACGCCCGGAGCTGA
- a CDS encoding MerR family transcriptional regulator translates to MTVMPTDPAPEIESAGFPIGTVAERIGIPTATLRSWNQRYGIGPTGHRPGRHRLYTEADIAVLERMVLLVRAGASPARAASSVRGPAPAEGDCSSLLAAVFALDSATASALLMSHLRTFGVVSTWNRLCRPTFAEIVRRQGSGEGCIDVEHLLSWCVTSALHRVVPPPPASAVADIVLACTSGEAHALPLEVLRAALAERGAPANMLGPDVPTHALADTLTRTSAPTTVVLWSHHESTALTSAVRTCTEGGAHPVLAGPGWADAALPADAVTVDDLESALAHLLPIGAR, encoded by the coding sequence ATGACCGTCATGCCCACCGACCCGGCACCCGAGATCGAGTCGGCCGGTTTCCCGATCGGCACGGTCGCCGAGCGCATCGGCATTCCGACCGCAACCCTGCGGAGCTGGAATCAGCGCTACGGTATCGGCCCCACCGGACACCGGCCCGGCAGGCACCGCCTCTACACCGAGGCGGATATCGCGGTGCTGGAACGGATGGTGCTGCTGGTGCGCGCCGGAGCGAGTCCGGCGCGCGCCGCATCGTCGGTGCGCGGCCCCGCCCCCGCCGAAGGTGACTGTTCCTCCCTGCTCGCGGCCGTCTTCGCACTCGACAGCGCCACCGCCTCAGCGTTGCTCATGAGCCATTTGCGCACCTTCGGGGTGGTGTCGACCTGGAACCGGCTGTGCCGCCCCACTTTCGCCGAGATCGTGCGACGCCAAGGGTCGGGCGAGGGCTGCATCGACGTCGAACATCTGCTGTCGTGGTGTGTCACCTCGGCGCTGCATCGCGTGGTGCCACCGCCCCCGGCGAGCGCGGTGGCCGATATCGTCCTCGCCTGCACCAGCGGTGAGGCCCATGCGCTGCCGCTCGAGGTGCTGCGCGCCGCACTGGCCGAACGCGGCGCCCCGGCGAACATGCTCGGCCCGGATGTGCCGACCCACGCCTTGGCCGACACCCTCACCAGGACTTCCGCGCCCACCACCGTGGTGCTGTGGTCGCACCACGAATCGACTGCCCTGACCTCGGCGGTGCGCACCTGCACCGAAGGCGGCGCCCACCCGGTCCTGGCCGGGCCGGGCTGGGCGGACGCCGCACTGCCGGCCGATGCCGTCACGGTCGACGACCTCGAATCGGCTCTCGCACATCTACTCCCGATCGGCGCGCGCTGA
- a CDS encoding SDR family oxidoreductase: protein MRCVVFGATGYIGGRLVPELLAAGHEVTVMARTPAKLDDADWRDSVEVVRGDVLNADEVAVALRGGEVLYYLVHSLTRTDFDDVDRRAAALVAEQAARAGIGRIVYLGGIAPGGQRLSRHLSSRAEVGRILLEGTVPAIALQAAVIIGSGSASFEMLRYLTERLPMMVTPRWVRNRIQPIAVRDVLYYLTRAAGLPPEVRGAFDIGGPDVLSYERMMREYAVVARLPRRVIVPVPVLTPWLSAQWVNFVTPVPKAIAVPLMESLVNDVVCADHAIAQHIPDPDNGLIGYRHAVELALARVRNLDVPTRWSDADQTRGEPSAPLPTDPAWSGGSLYEDVRERRSYADPATLWAVIESIGGEHGWYSFPLAWSLRGWIDRLAGGAGLRRGRRDPHRLHAGEALDWWRVERIERPRVLLLRAEMRVPGRAWLELGVDTDERGAVYRQRALFEPHGLAGHLYWKAVLPFHAIVFGGMTRNITGAAESKAA, encoded by the coding sequence ATGCGCTGTGTGGTGTTCGGCGCCACCGGATACATCGGTGGCCGACTGGTTCCGGAGCTGCTCGCCGCCGGCCACGAGGTCACGGTCATGGCCCGCACTCCGGCCAAACTCGACGATGCGGACTGGCGCGACAGCGTCGAGGTCGTGCGCGGTGACGTCCTGAACGCCGATGAGGTGGCGGTCGCGCTGCGCGGTGGCGAGGTCCTCTACTACCTCGTTCATTCGCTGACCCGAACGGATTTCGACGATGTCGATCGCCGTGCCGCCGCGCTGGTGGCCGAACAGGCGGCCCGCGCCGGTATCGGCCGGATCGTCTATCTGGGCGGAATCGCACCGGGCGGCCAGCGGTTGTCGCGGCACCTGTCCTCCCGGGCCGAGGTGGGCCGGATCCTGCTGGAGGGAACGGTGCCCGCGATCGCGCTGCAGGCCGCGGTCATCATCGGCTCGGGTTCGGCCAGTTTCGAGATGCTGCGATATCTCACCGAGCGGCTGCCGATGATGGTCACCCCGCGCTGGGTTCGTAACCGGATCCAGCCGATCGCGGTCCGCGATGTGCTGTACTACCTGACCCGGGCGGCCGGGCTCCCGCCCGAGGTGCGTGGCGCCTTCGATATCGGCGGACCCGACGTCCTCAGCTACGAGCGGATGATGCGCGAGTACGCGGTCGTAGCCCGGCTACCGCGCCGGGTGATCGTGCCGGTGCCGGTGCTGACGCCGTGGCTGTCGGCGCAATGGGTCAATTTCGTGACGCCGGTGCCGAAGGCGATCGCGGTGCCGCTGATGGAATCGCTGGTCAACGATGTCGTATGTGCGGATCACGCGATAGCGCAACATATTCCGGATCCGGACAACGGCCTGATCGGCTACCGCCACGCCGTCGAACTGGCGTTGGCCCGGGTGCGGAATCTGGATGTCCCGACCCGGTGGTCGGACGCCGATCAGACACGTGGCGAACCGTCGGCGCCGCTGCCCACCGATCCGGCCTGGTCGGGTGGGTCGCTGTATGAGGATGTGCGCGAGCGACGCAGCTACGCCGACCCGGCGACGTTGTGGGCGGTGATCGAATCCATCGGCGGTGAGCACGGGTGGTATTCCTTCCCGCTGGCCTGGTCACTCCGTGGCTGGATCGACCGGCTGGCCGGCGGCGCCGGACTACGTCGCGGCCGGCGCGATCCGCACCGGTTGCACGCCGGCGAGGCCCTGGACTGGTGGCGGGTCGAGCGCATCGAGCGGCCCCGGGTGCTGCTGTTGCGCGCCGAGATGCGGGTGCCCGGGCGGGCATGGCTGGAACTGGGCGTCGACACCGATGAGCGCGGTGCGGTGTACCGGCAGCGCGCGCTGTTCGAACCACACGGGCTGGCCGGGCATCTGTACTGGAAGGCCGTCCTGCCGTTCCACGCGATCGTCTTCGGCGGCATGACCCGCAACATCACCGGGGCGGCCGAATCGAAGGCCGCGTAA
- a CDS encoding lipocalin family protein yields MRSARRTALRALTVSAAVAFGVAAAAVTGPAAPAGADVPAAGPAPVPQLDLDRYVGTWYQLAAVPQYFNLVCARDTRAEYAPLPNGDVSVHNSCTTWNGSNNEIQGAARVQDPRTRAQLRVAFPGVPTQESLDGPVNYIVTALGPDYSWALVTDPARISGFVLSRGPALSGQQWQEVVSAVQAAGEQPCLYLTSPTTGGRSDITPLCRL; encoded by the coding sequence GTGAGATCGGCCCGGCGAACGGCCCTGCGGGCACTGACCGTCAGCGCGGCGGTCGCCTTCGGTGTCGCCGCGGCGGCGGTGACGGGCCCGGCCGCGCCCGCCGGTGCCGATGTCCCGGCAGCGGGGCCCGCTCCGGTGCCCCAGCTGGATCTCGATCGCTACGTGGGCACCTGGTATCAGCTGGCCGCCGTCCCGCAGTACTTCAACCTCGTCTGCGCGCGCGACACCCGTGCGGAGTACGCGCCCCTGCCGAACGGTGATGTCTCGGTGCACAATTCGTGCACCACCTGGAACGGTTCGAACAACGAGATCCAGGGAGCCGCCCGGGTTCAGGACCCGCGGACGCGGGCGCAATTGCGGGTGGCCTTCCCCGGGGTTCCCACGCAGGAGAGCCTCGATGGCCCGGTCAACTACATCGTCACCGCACTCGGTCCGGACTACTCCTGGGCGCTGGTCACCGATCCGGCGCGCATCTCCGGATTCGTACTGTCGCGCGGGCCCGCTCTCTCGGGTCAGCAGTGGCAGGAGGTCGTCTCCGCGGTGCAAGCCGCAGGTGAACAACCCTGTCTGTATCTGACCAGTCCGACTACCGGGGGCCGGTCAGACATCACCCCGCTGTGCCGATTGTGA
- a CDS encoding MutS-related protein: protein MTRFHSILWPRPSTNGGGRRIRQDAVRDLNLDRIFAAIRADPDPEFREYLDLGLSDRDAVIYRHDVFRDVANDGIRTALVEFVREMAAMRSYSTISARVSHPQQKHRFHLDAVLAYCALLIELHRALSAAPVRSAGLRAWRDHLTEYLATAAFTALRADSRALDERLRAVRFSVSLRDQQITVDRHDGRADYTAAVQQLFHPLLGESRPADTATVHEWPDMNHVEERILDHLVALFPEPFAALDAFWTTHREFIDSAVATFDHEITFYLRYRMMMDRLGPENFCYPDVTETYDSIAVVGAYDLALALTLRRDGTGPVANDFALDGTGRGEYVLVVTGPNQGGKTTFARSIGQLAHLTALGCPVPARHARFPLVDRLFTHFERSEELSDPEGTLQEEIARMRATLGAVTDHSLVVMNESFSSTTTADALDIGTEVLGRLVATHTLTVFVTFLDELAALPAVVSMVAGVDSDPDERTFRLERRPADGKAHAVAMAEKFGLTYDAIVDGRHR, encoded by the coding sequence GTGACTCGCTTTCACAGCATCCTGTGGCCGCGGCCGTCGACGAACGGGGGTGGACGTCGAATCCGCCAGGACGCGGTGCGGGATCTGAATCTGGACCGGATCTTCGCCGCCATCCGGGCCGATCCGGATCCCGAGTTCCGGGAGTACCTCGATCTCGGACTGAGCGATCGCGACGCGGTGATCTACCGCCATGATGTCTTCCGCGATGTGGCCAACGACGGAATTCGCACAGCGCTGGTCGAATTCGTGCGAGAAATGGCCGCGATGCGCAGCTATTCGACGATCTCCGCGCGCGTCTCCCACCCGCAGCAGAAACACCGCTTCCATCTCGACGCCGTCCTCGCCTATTGCGCATTGCTCATCGAATTGCATCGCGCGCTGTCGGCGGCGCCCGTGCGCTCGGCGGGCCTGCGCGCATGGCGTGACCATCTCACCGAATATCTCGCGACCGCCGCGTTCACCGCCTTGCGTGCGGACAGCCGCGCCCTCGACGAGCGCCTGCGCGCGGTGCGCTTCTCGGTATCCCTCCGAGACCAGCAGATCACCGTCGACCGGCACGACGGGCGGGCCGACTACACCGCGGCGGTTCAGCAGTTGTTCCACCCTCTGCTGGGCGAGAGCCGACCGGCCGACACGGCGACGGTCCACGAATGGCCGGATATGAATCACGTCGAGGAACGGATCCTCGACCATCTGGTCGCGCTGTTTCCCGAACCTTTCGCCGCACTCGACGCGTTCTGGACCACGCATCGCGAATTCATCGATTCCGCCGTCGCGACCTTCGACCACGAGATCACGTTCTATCTGCGTTACCGCATGATGATGGACCGCCTCGGTCCCGAGAACTTCTGCTACCCGGACGTCACCGAGACCTACGACTCGATAGCGGTCGTCGGTGCCTACGATCTGGCGCTGGCGCTGACACTCCGACGGGACGGGACCGGACCGGTGGCCAACGACTTCGCGCTGGACGGAACCGGGCGGGGTGAATACGTCCTGGTGGTCACCGGACCCAATCAGGGCGGGAAGACCACATTCGCGCGGTCGATCGGCCAGCTCGCCCATCTGACCGCGCTCGGCTGCCCCGTCCCCGCACGCCATGCCCGCTTCCCACTGGTGGACAGGCTGTTCACCCATTTCGAGCGCTCGGAGGAGTTGTCGGATCCGGAGGGCACCCTGCAGGAGGAGATCGCGCGGATGCGCGCCACGCTCGGCGCCGTGACCGATCACAGCCTGGTCGTCATGAACGAGAGCTTCAGCTCCACCACCACCGCCGACGCGCTCGACATCGGCACGGAGGTGCTGGGCCGTCTCGTCGCCACCCACACGCTGACCGTGTTCGTCACCTTCCTCGACGAATTGGCCGCCCTGCCCGCCGTGGTCAGTATGGTCGCCGGCGTGGACAGCGATCCCGACGAGCGGACCTTCCGATTGGAACGGCGGCCCGCCGACGGTAAGGCTCACGCGGTGGCGATGGCGGAGAAATTCGGCCTGACCTACGACGCCATCGTCGACGGGAGGCACCGATGA
- a CDS encoding cryptochrome/photolyase family protein — MAATVALFTRDLRVHDNPVLTAAHAGGDAVVPLFVVDDSMIVGPNAAPNRLRFLEAALRELDEQLRGRGGRLILRRGKVADEVARIVSEVGAQTVHIAEEVSYYGRIREAALRERLAAHDCRLRSHAASVMSVDPVELRPSSGRDHFAVFSPYFRRWESAPRRAIQDPPRRLTVPEIESEDPAQVGLDAGTASPQLRVGGETTGRKLLRQWLSGPITDYAERNDDLTADATSHLSPYLHFGCLSAAEVVSRIDMSEPGGYSFARQVAWRDFHHQILAARPDAAWADYRPGPIEFRDDPQAFDAWAEGRTGFPIVDAPMRQLRAAGWMPGRARLITASFLAKTLRIDWRRGADHFRYWLVDGDVANNQMNWQWVAGTGTDTRPNRKLNPLRQAQRFDPDGVYVRRWLPELAELSDDVHRPWRADLDPAVYPLPIVEVPGM, encoded by the coding sequence GTGGCGGCGACCGTTGCCCTGTTCACCCGCGATCTGCGGGTGCACGACAATCCGGTACTCACCGCCGCGCACGCCGGCGGGGATGCCGTGGTTCCTCTTTTCGTCGTCGACGATTCGATGATCGTGGGGCCGAACGCCGCGCCCAACCGGCTGCGTTTCCTCGAGGCCGCGCTGCGCGAACTCGACGAGCAACTGCGCGGCCGCGGTGGCCGGCTGATCCTGCGGCGCGGCAAGGTCGCCGACGAGGTGGCGCGCATCGTTTCCGAGGTGGGTGCGCAGACCGTGCACATCGCGGAGGAGGTGAGCTATTACGGTCGGATCCGCGAGGCCGCGCTGCGGGAACGGCTCGCGGCGCACGACTGCCGGTTGCGCAGCCACGCCGCGTCGGTGATGAGCGTGGATCCCGTCGAACTCCGGCCGAGTTCCGGGCGCGACCACTTCGCGGTGTTCAGCCCGTACTTCCGGCGATGGGAGTCGGCGCCGCGGCGCGCGATACAGGATCCGCCGCGGCGACTCACCGTCCCCGAGATCGAGAGCGAGGATCCGGCTCAGGTCGGGCTCGATGCGGGAACAGCGTCGCCACAACTGCGGGTCGGCGGGGAGACCACGGGCCGAAAACTGTTGCGTCAGTGGCTGTCCGGGCCGATCACCGACTATGCCGAGCGCAACGACGATCTGACCGCGGACGCCACCTCCCATCTGTCGCCGTATCTGCATTTCGGCTGTCTGTCGGCGGCGGAGGTCGTCTCGCGAATCGATATGTCGGAGCCCGGCGGATACAGCTTCGCCCGGCAAGTGGCATGGCGGGATTTCCACCATCAGATCCTGGCGGCCCGGCCCGATGCGGCCTGGGCCGACTACCGGCCCGGCCCGATCGAGTTCCGTGACGATCCACAGGCATTCGACGCCTGGGCCGAGGGGCGGACCGGTTTTCCCATCGTCGACGCACCGATGCGGCAGCTGCGCGCGGCGGGGTGGATGCCGGGCCGGGCGCGGTTGATCACCGCGTCGTTCCTCGCCAAAACCTTACGTATCGACTGGCGTCGGGGTGCCGACCATTTCCGTTACTGGCTGGTCGACGGCGATGTGGCGAACAACCAGATGAACTGGCAATGGGTGGCGGGAACAGGAACCGATACGCGTCCGAACCGAAAGCTCAACCCGCTTCGCCAGGCACAGCGTTTCGATCCCGACGGCGTCTACGTCCGGCGGTGGCTGCCCGAACTGGCCGAGCTGTCCGACGACGTGCATCGGCCGTGGCGGGCCGACCTCGATCCGGCGGTCTATCCCTTGCCCATCGTCGAAGTTCCGGGAATGTGA
- a CDS encoding VOC family protein has product MTARFNHTIIAAVDREESAAFFRDIFEFADAPNWGVFTNLLCSDGVLLQFAEPPVEIQMQHYAFLVDDAHFDRAWAYLRERGIDHWADPQRTRAGEINNEHGGRGVYFLDPAGHGIEMITRPYL; this is encoded by the coding sequence ATGACCGCACGTTTCAATCACACCATCATCGCCGCCGTGGACCGCGAGGAGTCCGCGGCCTTCTTTCGCGATATCTTCGAGTTCGCCGACGCTCCGAACTGGGGCGTCTTCACCAATCTGCTCTGCTCCGACGGAGTGCTGCTGCAGTTCGCCGAGCCGCCGGTGGAGATCCAGATGCAGCACTACGCCTTCCTGGTCGACGACGCGCATTTCGATCGCGCCTGGGCGTATCTGCGCGAACGCGGGATCGACCATTGGGCGGACCCGCAGCGGACGCGGGCCGGGGAGATCAACAACGAGCACGGCGGCCGGGGTGTCTATTTTCTCGATCCCGCCGGCCACGGAATCGAGATGATCACCCGGCCCTATCTGTGA